One Alnus glutinosa chromosome 13, dhAlnGlut1.1, whole genome shotgun sequence genomic window, TGATTTAATAGAATTGAGTAATTTTTACATTTGAGTTCACTGACGTATATATGATGAATCAATGATTATTCGCATTGCCAGACACGAGATTGCTAGAATTGTGAAAGAGATTGGTTCCAATGTCCAACGTTTCAAAGTTGGCGACCATGTTGGGGTGGGAACTTTTGTTAACTCTTGCAGAGATTGTGAGTATTGTGATGAGGCGCTAGAAATTCATTGTCTTAAGCGAGCTGTTGACACTTTTAATGCCATCGATGTGGATGGTACAATCACAAAAGGAGGATACTCCAATTTCATTGTTGTCCACGAAAGGCAAGATTTTTATGATGTTACAGTGGTTAAATGGATGAGGAAATTTTTGCAAATGCCATAGATGATATGAGgatactagttttttttttgtcttgaatTCGCAGGTACTGCCTTAGGATTCCTGAAAGCTATCCATTGGCTTCAGCAGCGCCTTTGCTTTGTGCTGGAATTACTGTTTACACTCCCATGATGCGCCATAAGATGAATCAAGCTGGTAAATCTCTAGGAGTGATTGGCCTTGGTGGTCTTGGTCACATGGCAGTGAAGTTTGGGAAGGCTTTTGGGTTGAACGTGACAGTTCTCAGCACAAGCATATCCAAGAGAGAGGAAGCCCTGACTCTACTTGGTGCAGACAAATTTGTGATTTCATTTGACCATGACCAGATGGCGGTAAAATACACAGAGCTTCTTAAAGTAGACTACTAACCACTTGATTTTGTTGAATTGATGGTCATGAGCAGTATCTTTTTCTGCAGGCCTTGGCTAAGTCATTGGACTTCATAATTGACACAGCACCTGGTGATCATCCATTTGATCCCTACATTTCGCTTTTGAAGACTTCTGGTGTCTTGTCCTGGTAAGTGCCCCGAGTGAAGTCAAGTTCAGCGCTGTAGCTCTTTTGCGTGGTAATTTGACAATTTCAGACTTAAAGTTCGTATTTTTAATTGGAGCTAATAGTTGTAGCTTGGGAGGTTAGAAAAATGGGGGCCTAAAGAACTCTATGCTTAGCTTCTTAGCAGGCACGATAACTATTTCTGGTAGTGCAACTGGAGGCACGAAAGGCACACAAGAAATAATAAACTTCTGTGCTGCGCGCGACATTCATGCCAAGATAGAAGTGATTCCAATTCAACATGCAAATGAAGCTCTTGAGAGGCTGATAAAGAGTGATGTCCAGTACTGGTTTGTGATTGATATTGAAAACTCCCTGAAATGAAACCATGTAGAAAAAAGAGGGATTCCTCTTTTTCAATACAAACACTAACAAGTTAAACGCGGATTTGAGGAATTAGACCAGATAGAAACTCAAAGAATAAGGTCATTGACTATCTCATAGCTTGGTTGCAGTGCATTTTCTTCTATGTAACAATATGCACGTTCGATCATCTTTAAAAAGCATGTGGTTCTATGTAATTATTTGCAATTTAGTTATGGATGTGTTTTTCTATTTAGAATATATTTAGGTAATAGTATGTAATTTCGGATGGTCAatcttctcatttttttgtACTTTGCTTATGCTTATATGTTAGCTTGCTTGGGATTGCTTTATTCTGCTCTATTTCAAGGAGATGATGGTTTGAAAGGGTTTAAAGCACTAAATGACGACAAAGTATTAAGGGCATGGCTGATGGAAAAGTTTGATCatttatgttattattttgaatcTTCCTGCACTTTCTTCTCCTTCAGAGTTACTTCAACCAAATGATGATATCGGTCGCCTTGACAATCAAGTAAAACTAATGCATCTTTCGCTATTCTACCCAGCAGTTTGAATGAAAGTATAGACTTTAGCTGGTTCTAAGAAGTCTATACAGAAAAAGAGATCCTAGCATGACTTAGTGTTGTACTGATAATAGCTTCTGATAATCATATATGTATCTATTTACTTCCCAACAAATGCACCTATTTCATTTCGTTTCAGCTGTGACAGAATTCCTTGCTGTCTCGTTGATGGATATCTCCACCATTTTCTTATCATCGCATCCTTTTCCATTCTCTGGTTGCCCAGTGACAAGATTTTCTGCCTTTTTGGCCCAAAGCACACAATAAAGACCCACAAGGATGAGAAATGCTCCTACCAAGCTGGATAAGACCAAGCATACCAAAACTAATTAAGATCTGTAacgtttcatatatatatatatatactccaaaaaaagaaaagaaaagaaaatatatttgtgAGAGAACTAACATTCAAATTGTTATGGTAAGAAAAACCATGAATTAAGTTACAAGTGGAAGAAAGAACTTTTGTGAACCTGCCCAAGTGTAGTCGCTCTGCAAAAGCAATAGCTGAGAATATGCCAACGACAATTAGGAGTAGTGGAGGACTAAACATTGCTGCAAAAACTGGTCCCTTATGGCTGATACACCATGTTTGCAGGTAGTAGACTAAAGCTGATAACACCACTCCCTATTACAAAAGTTAAGCAGGAATATATGAATTTGGCGGTGTTTCAGGTTCAACTAAATCATATCCCATTAAAGGGATGCGTTTGTGAAGTAAGCACTCACAGAGTAGATGATGGTCAATCaccatcttcttcatcaaagtcACTCTCGGCACCGGCAGCCTCGGGGGGTAACTCTTCCCTCGGACGACCTCCATGGGGGTTCTTCTCGGGGGCATCTGGCAACCACTTTTTGCCAAGCTCGACATACTCATCTCTAGCAGAGGCAGCAATCATTTGAAAAGCAGACATACAGGTAGTCCGATGTACGTTAAATCGTTCCCGATGCTTATGGAAGTACCGGAAGTTCTCAAAACCAATTTGAAAACCGCGTGTCCAAATCATATCTCGAAGCCACGGAAAAAAGGACAGCTCCTGCAGGTAGCGGGTGGCCTTCGCCTTCCAGAAATGGAGTCCTCGCCGGAGCCGTTACACTTCTCCCGAGACTTCCGTAAATCGGCCTCGGCTTTCTCACGACCCCCCTCTGCCCGTGACACCGCATTCTCCAAAGTTCCGCACAGCTCACGAA contains:
- the LOC133855053 gene encoding probable cinnamyl alcohol dehydrogenase 1, whose product is MTRNKFGDSKYPVVPGHEIARIVKEIGSNVQRFKVGDHVGVGTFVNSCRDCEYCDEALEIHCLKRAVDTFNAIDVDGTITKGGYSNFIVVHERYCLRIPESYPLASAAPLLCAGITVYTPMMRHKMNQAGKSLGVIGLGGLGHMAVKFGKAFGLNVTVLSTSISKREEALTLLGADKFVISFDHDQMAALAKSLDFIIDTAPGDHPFDPYISLLKTSGVLSCFLAGTITISGSATGGTKGTQEIINFCAARDIHAKIEVIPIQHANEALERLIKSDVQYWFVIDIENSLK